A single region of the Triticum dicoccoides isolate Atlit2015 ecotype Zavitan chromosome 2B, WEW_v2.0, whole genome shotgun sequence genome encodes:
- the LOC119362734 gene encoding SAC3 family protein B-like isoform X2, translated as MRMQPPETGKTARSPPLDMSRQFRPSSSLPKFPPTQRAEPHDHVQMPNLSPSKIGIQNQSPFHDARATFSPLLNSNLVPGNGRPRPASGTSTSSSSVLGGAAQQEMNDHMREQRFSAPLQSRTMDHSISKRSRSPTLSYQDVDGAEARHGTGANARRLINYPDTLVDDVSIETSKRMRAPSSEFTNMPKSPPSDIRDNIRPAPAGFGSSNVAAQNLRSQADIQRSEASPLKVGSQIKSRIGDVRSPPYQQFRPSDTYSKEYSTPTFSPPKPSILNSRSVTPPLDDGDDFIPSTELEREKQAKAKRLARFNVELSRPVENINDLAKADKQKQASSMGKVPVRSNDSTMADMDPPELAAILGLCSYMCPEPERAERERKGDLDRYERLGGDRNQTTELLAVKKYTRTAERDAELIRPLPVLQKTMSYLLSLMDHTYDDSFLGLYNFLWDRMRAIRMDLRMQHFFNQEAISMLEQMIRLHIVAMHELCEYSKGEGFSEGFDAHLNIEQMNKTSVELFQMYEDHRRNGVLFSTEQEFRGYYALLKLDKHPGYKVEPSELSLDLAKMSREIRGSPDVLFAREVARACRMGNYIAFFRLARKATYLQACLMHAHFAKVRRQALASLHSGLQIGQGIPISHVVEWLAMEDEDIESLLEYHGFGSKQYEGPYLVKEGPFLNSESDFPSGCSELVHSKKSQRIVDDVSSGPVCAPTGQKATVAPYSVGFPSPASKREQVPPRSALVIPVSAKKEFGPSFSGPVSPTSSGQITSPYSGLFSPKAGNKQFNSTYSSPISPTGSRKGSVPVILSTSPRATKHALSHTGWMDDQRVASLKAKGKITMTDDFIISEDQNGDFVDFSREQMEIPQSEAYTQHIDALVATIVSHPLADGVSSDYAHMHEEEDELRAHGSGSDTDLDDESPSCHQVNLIERVWPTGSLLPGHEDGDYQNNNETTYDSLPIVVSPKKTISDERLKMILRKWRQRAADQRSLREQKNALAIAALNSLSLGPPVHQTAVVPKHAVHELDIGHAFKERYTRQQRSWSRLNVSELAGPILTERKPDARCICWKMLVLVPPSAMKSQSNNVASRWLLKKLMGSGNEDNGLLLTSADLSIWRTWLSSPSVCCLSVVRASDQQVIGNEIADSTNCIVFVVSESIPWEMQKARFSSLLASIPPQSCLPLLILSGDTYNEGYDYASQNVIDKLGVSGLSEGKIASSLVVFLAGSCTEGYINGFFDDDKLREGLKWMANSFPLEPDVILVKTHELLLNYLNPSLELLNKRVAPEVGPEHCISVFNNAVSQLGEEILAAAYRSPNQWPVLEIDLLERSSSERMFTEMFLPSIGWSSPSRIQPLVETVKSLQLPEFSDDLSWLKQGSYMGRQIQDQKLYLEECLTRYLTQSARLLNGAQAVAEAKIMVQKGVDLELRDSNHYLVPNWVTIFRRICNWRLARLSTGDFSEAYVLSQRLYQPPAADSNGATQHGLTANSDTIGEAPILEDHDMMPAVPSGLSLDEIIGVSCDLDSDSPPPPRPLSPPLPTPACDEPQALAHINGEVNPVHGATHDNTYDAPPRRVELRDLVPLKWDDELAKLEQQCAKLQSKIDEKLFIYF; from the exons ATGAGAATGCAACCTCCAGAGACCGGAAAGACAGCAAGATCACCACCATTAGACATGAGCAGACAGTTTAGACCATCATCAAGCCTTCCAAAATTTCCTCCTACGCAGCGTGCTGAGCCTCATGATCATGTGCAAAT GCCTAATCTATCACCTTCCAAGATTGGAATCCAGAACCAGTCTCCTTTTCATGATGCACGTGCTACATTCTCTCCTCTTCTGAATAGCAATTTAGTTCCTGGTAATGGGAGGCCCCGTCCTGCCTCAGGGACTAGTACATCTTCTTCATCAGTGCTTGGTGGTGCGGCTCAACAAGAGATGAACGATCATATGCGAGAACAAAG ATTCTCAGCTCCACTTCAAAGTCGAACAATGGATCATAGCATTTCAAAAAGGTCTAGGTCACCTACTTTATCCTATCAGGATGTTGATGGTGCTGAAGCTCGTCATGGCACTGGTGCAAATGCTAGAAG ACTGATAAACTATCCGGATACGTTGGTTGATGATGTAAGTATTGAAACTTCAAAAAGGATGAGGGCTCCTTCATCTGAATTCACGAACATGCCCAAGTCTCCACCTTCAGATATTAGAGACAACATTAGGCCGGCACCTGCAGGTTTTGGCAGCAGTAATGTTGCAGCCCAGAATCTTCGTTCACAGGCTGATATCCAGAG GTCTGAAGCTTCCCCTCTCAAGGTTGGAAGTCAAATAAAATCTCGCATTGGTGATGTGCGTTCACCACCGTATCAGCAGTTCCGTCCTTCAGATACTTATTCAAAAGAATATAGTACACCTACATTTTCTCCACCAAAGCCTTCGATTCTCAATTCTAGGAGCGTGACCCCTCCTTTGGATGACGGTGACGACTTTATCCCTTCAACTGAACTTGAGAG AGAAAAACAGGCAAAAGCCAAGCGTTTGGCTCGTTTCAATGTTGAACTAAGCAGGCCAGTGGAAAATATCAATGATCTCGCAAAAGCGGACAAACAGAAACAAGCCTCTTCAATGGGAAAAGTTCCAGTCAGATCAAATGATAGTACTATGGCTGACATGGACCCCCCAGAGTTAGCCGCAATTCTTGGGCTTTGTTCCTATATGTGCCCAG AGCCTGAAAGGGCGGAGCGCGAGAGAAAGGGAGATCTTGATAGGTACGAGAGGTTAGGTGGAGACAGAAACCAAACCACCGAGCTTCTTGCTGTTAAAAAG TATACTAGGACTGCTGAGAGAGATGCAGAGTTGATCAGGCCTCTGCCAGTTCTGCAGAAGACCATGTCATACCTTCTTAGTTTGATGGATCACACATATGATGATAGTTTCTTGGGCTTATACAACTTCTTGTGGGATAGGATGCGAGCGATAAGAATGGATCTTAGAATGCAACATTTCTTCAATCAAGAGGCTATTTCTATGCTCGAGCAAATG ATAAGGCTCCACATTGTAGCAATGCACGAGTTATGTGAGTACAGCAAAGGAGAAGGTTTTTCAGAGGGTTTTGATGCACACCTCAACATTGAGCAGATGAACAAAACATCAGTTGAGCTATTTCAAATGTATGAAGACCATAGGAGAAATGGTGTGCTCTTCTCAACAGAACAGGAGTTCCGGGGTTATTATGCACTGCTCAAGTTAGACAAGCATCCTGGTTACAAG GTTGAACCTTCTGAGTTATCTCTGGACCTTGCTAAGATGTCTCGTGAAATTAGAGGCAGCCCAGACGTCTTGTTTGCAAGAGAAGTTGCAAG AGCATGCAGAATGGGAAACTACATTGCTTTCTTCCGGCTTGCAAGGAAAGCAACATATTTGCAGGCTTGCTTGATGCATGCTCACTTCGCGAAG GTAAGAAGGCAAGCTCTGGCTTCCTTGCACAGTGGTCTGCAGATTGGCCAAGGCATCCCTATTTCACATGTCGTGGAATGGCTTGCAATGGAG GACGAGGACATTGAAAGTCTCTTAGAATACCATGGTTTTGGATCGAAGCAGTATGAAGGACCGTACCTAGTGAAAGAAGGGCCTTTTCTTAACAGTGAGAGCGATTTTCCATCTGGTTGTTCTGAACTTGTGCACTCGAAGAAATCTCAGAGAATAGTCGATGATGTATCTTCTGGTCCAGTTTGTGCTCCCACTGGTCAAAAAGCGACTGTTGCACCATATTCTGTCGGGTTTCCTTCCCCAGCTAGCAAAAGAGAGCAGGTTCCGCCACGGTCTGCCCTTGTGATTCCTGTTAGTGCGAAAAAAGAGTTTGGCCCATCGTTTTCTGGACCTGTTTCTCCCACTTCTAGCGGACAGATTACTTCGCCGTATTCTGGTCTGTTTTCTCCAAAAGCTGGCAATAAACAGTTCAATTCAACATATTCAAGTCCTATTTCCCCAACTGGTAGCAGAAAGGGAAGTGTTCCAGTTATTCTTAGCACTTCTCCGCGTGCTACCAAGCACGCACTCTCGCACACAGGATGGATGGATGACCAGAGAGTAGCTTCACTGAAAGCAAAAGGCAAGATCACGATGACTGATGATTTCATAATATCTGAAGACCAGAATGGTGATTTTGTGGACTTCTCGAGAGAACAAATGGAGATACCGCAGTCAGAAGCCTACACTCAACATATTGATGCTTTGGTGGCAACCATAGTCTCACATCCTCTAGCAGATGGTGTATCCTCAGATTACGCCCATATGCATGAAGAGGAAGATGAGCTCAGGGCACATGGCTCTGGCAGTGATACAGATTTGGATGATGAAAGTCCATCATGTCATCAAGTCAATCTAATAGAACGTGTGTGGCCTACAGGTTCCCTATTGCCTGGTCATGAGGATGGAGATTACCAAAATAATAATGAAACAACATATGACTCGTtaccaattgttgtgtctccaaagaAAACAATTTCAGATGAAAGGCTAAAGATGATACTGAG GAAATGGAGGCAGCGTGCTGCGGATCAGAGATCTCTGAGAGAGCAGAAAAATGCCCTTGCTATTGCAGCATTGAATTCTCTGTCACTTGGACCACCAGTTCACCAAACCGCAGTG GTGCCAAAGCATGCAGTCCACGAGCTAGACATTGGCCATGCCTTTAAAGAAAGATACACACGGCAACAAAGATCTTGGTCACGACTAAATGTCTCAGAGTTGGCtggtcctattttaactgaaaggaAACCTGATGCTAGGTGCATCTGCTGGAAGATGCTAGTACTTGTCCCACCAAGTGCCATGAAATCTCAGAGCAACAATGTTGCCTCAAGATGGTTACTCAAAAAGCTCATGGGTTCTGGAAATGAAGATAATGGATTGCTTCTTACTTCAGCAGACCTCTCAATTTGGAGAACGTGGCTCAGTTCTCCGAGTGTATGCTGCCTATCCGTTGTCAGGGCCAGTGACCAACAGGTTATTGGTAACGAAATTGCTGACAGCACGAACTGTATAGTATTTGTGGTATCTGAAAGCATTCCGTGGGAAATGCAGAAGGCACGATTTAGCAGTCTGTTAGCCTCCATACCTCCTCAATCTTGTCTCCCTCTTCTGATTTTAAGTGGTGACACATATAATGAAGGGTATGATTATGCGTCACAAAATGTCATTGATAAGCTTGGCGTCAGCGGTCTGAGTGAAGGAAAGATTGCTTCATCCTTGGTTGTTTTTCTAGCTGGAAGCTGCACTGAAGGTTATATCAATGGCTTCTTTGACGATGACAAGCTGCGAGAAGGTTTAAAGTGGATGGCGAACAGTTTTCCTCTAGAGCCTGATGTCATCCTCGTGAAGACACATGAGTTACTTCTGAATTACTTGAACCCATCACTTGAGCTACTTAACAAGCGTGTTGCGCCTGAAGTTGGTCCTGAGCATTGCATCTCAGTATTCAACAACGCTGTCAGCCAGCTTGGAGAAGAGATTTTGGCAGCAGCATACAGAAGTCCTAATCAGTGGCCAGTTCTTGAGATTGATCTTCTGGAGAGATCGAGCAGCGAGAGGATGTTCACAGAAATGTTCTTACCTAGCATTGGATGGTCATCGCCGTCAAGAATCCAGCCGCTGGTGGAAACCGTAAAGAGTTTGCAGCTTCCAGAGTTCAGTGACGACTTGTCTTGGCTAAAACAAGGATCTTACATGGGCAGGCAGATTCAAGATCAGAAGCTATATCTCGAGGAGTGCTTGACGAGATATCTGACCCAATCGGCTCGGTTGTTAAATGGAGCCCAGGCGGTTGCTGAGGCAAAGATTATGGTGCAGAAAGGTGTTGATCTTGAGCTCCGTGACTCGAATCACTATCTTGTgccgaactgggttactatctttcGGCGGATCTGCAACTGGAGGTTAGCGAGGCTTTCTACCGGAGATTTCTCAGAAGCTTATGTCCTGAGTCAGCGTCTTTACCAGCCCCCTGCAGCTGATTCCAATGGTGCAACACAGCACGGACTCACTGCCAACAGCGATACTATAGGCGAAGCGCCCATTTTGGAGGACCATGACATGATGCCCGCTGTGCCATCTGGGCTCTCGCTAGACGAGATCATTGGGGTGAGTTGTGACCTTGATTCTGACAGTCCTCCACCGCCGAGACCTCTGTCACCACCGCTGCCGACCCCAGCATGCGACGAACCTCAGGCACTGGCACACATCAATGGTGAGGTAAACCCAGTGCATGGAGCTACCCATGACAACACCTACGACGCACCACCGAGAAGAGTGGAGCTAAGAGACTTGGTTCCACTCAAATGGGACGATGAGCTTGCCAAGCTAGAGCAGCAGTGCGCCAAGCTGCAGTCCAAGATCGATGAGAAGCTCTTTATATACTTCTGA
- the LOC119362734 gene encoding SAC3 family protein B-like isoform X1 encodes MEASGFGRDAGPLNRGPGSAPLAFGAGAATAPSPAAQPAPVQFPSASPAVPFVPPSSRFPSARPQLSAAAPISRPTSPIPIPAPSARPAAAAPGASGPVRFPSPLRAVDPGAAAATARHTARHLQPQPRVAAPSIGRPMHPGISSRSRSPPNLSNQRVNVPPENDNGMGQRRLVNYADPLFENESAQSSVQMRMQPPETGKTARSPPLDMSRQFRPSSSLPKFPPTQRAEPHDHVQMPNLSPSKIGIQNQSPFHDARATFSPLLNSNLVPGNGRPRPASGTSTSSSSVLGGAAQQEMNDHMREQRFSAPLQSRTMDHSISKRSRSPTLSYQDVDGAEARHGTGANARRLINYPDTLVDDVSIETSKRMRAPSSEFTNMPKSPPSDIRDNIRPAPAGFGSSNVAAQNLRSQADIQRSEASPLKVGSQIKSRIGDVRSPPYQQFRPSDTYSKEYSTPTFSPPKPSILNSRSVTPPLDDGDDFIPSTELEREKQAKAKRLARFNVELSRPVENINDLAKADKQKQASSMGKVPVRSNDSTMADMDPPELAAILGLCSYMCPEPERAERERKGDLDRYERLGGDRNQTTELLAVKKYTRTAERDAELIRPLPVLQKTMSYLLSLMDHTYDDSFLGLYNFLWDRMRAIRMDLRMQHFFNQEAISMLEQMIRLHIVAMHELCEYSKGEGFSEGFDAHLNIEQMNKTSVELFQMYEDHRRNGVLFSTEQEFRGYYALLKLDKHPGYKVEPSELSLDLAKMSREIRGSPDVLFAREVARACRMGNYIAFFRLARKATYLQACLMHAHFAKVRRQALASLHSGLQIGQGIPISHVVEWLAMEDEDIESLLEYHGFGSKQYEGPYLVKEGPFLNSESDFPSGCSELVHSKKSQRIVDDVSSGPVCAPTGQKATVAPYSVGFPSPASKREQVPPRSALVIPVSAKKEFGPSFSGPVSPTSSGQITSPYSGLFSPKAGNKQFNSTYSSPISPTGSRKGSVPVILSTSPRATKHALSHTGWMDDQRVASLKAKGKITMTDDFIISEDQNGDFVDFSREQMEIPQSEAYTQHIDALVATIVSHPLADGVSSDYAHMHEEEDELRAHGSGSDTDLDDESPSCHQVNLIERVWPTGSLLPGHEDGDYQNNNETTYDSLPIVVSPKKTISDERLKMILRKWRQRAADQRSLREQKNALAIAALNSLSLGPPVHQTAVVPKHAVHELDIGHAFKERYTRQQRSWSRLNVSELAGPILTERKPDARCICWKMLVLVPPSAMKSQSNNVASRWLLKKLMGSGNEDNGLLLTSADLSIWRTWLSSPSVCCLSVVRASDQQVIGNEIADSTNCIVFVVSESIPWEMQKARFSSLLASIPPQSCLPLLILSGDTYNEGYDYASQNVIDKLGVSGLSEGKIASSLVVFLAGSCTEGYINGFFDDDKLREGLKWMANSFPLEPDVILVKTHELLLNYLNPSLELLNKRVAPEVGPEHCISVFNNAVSQLGEEILAAAYRSPNQWPVLEIDLLERSSSERMFTEMFLPSIGWSSPSRIQPLVETVKSLQLPEFSDDLSWLKQGSYMGRQIQDQKLYLEECLTRYLTQSARLLNGAQAVAEAKIMVQKGVDLELRDSNHYLVPNWVTIFRRICNWRLARLSTGDFSEAYVLSQRLYQPPAADSNGATQHGLTANSDTIGEAPILEDHDMMPAVPSGLSLDEIIGVSCDLDSDSPPPPRPLSPPLPTPACDEPQALAHINGEVNPVHGATHDNTYDAPPRRVELRDLVPLKWDDELAKLEQQCAKLQSKIDEKLFIYF; translated from the exons ATGGAGGCATCCGGCTTCGGCCGCGACGCGGGGCCCCTCAACCGCGGGCCGGGCTCCGCGCCCCTCGCCTTCGGCGCCGGCGCGGCCACCGCCCCTTCTCCCGCGGCGCAGCCCGCCCCCGTGCAGTTCCCCTCGGCTAGCCCGGCCGTCCCCTTCGTGCCCCCCTCCTCGCGCTTCCCGAGCGCTCGCCCCCAGCTCTCCGCAGCGGCCCCCATCTCTCGCCCTACTTCTCCCATCCCCATACCGGCACCCTCCGCGCGCCCGGCCGCAGCTGCTCCCGGCGCCTCTGGTCCCGTGAGGTTTCCGAGCCCTCTTCGTGCCGTCGACCCAGGCGCGGCCGCCGCCACTGCTCGCCACACCGCGCGCCATCTTCAGCCCCAGCCGAG AGTAGCTGCACCATCCATAGGCAGGCCCATGCATCCTGGTATTTCCTCAAGGAGCAGGTCCCCGCCGAATCTATCAAATCAGCGTGTGAATGTTCCTCCAGAAAATGATAATGGTATGGGGCAAAGAAG GTTGGTAAACTATGCAGACCCGTTGTTTGAAAATGAAAGTGCGCAATCTTCAGTGCAAATGAGAATGCAACCTCCAGAGACCGGAAAGACAGCAAGATCACCACCATTAGACATGAGCAGACAGTTTAGACCATCATCAAGCCTTCCAAAATTTCCTCCTACGCAGCGTGCTGAGCCTCATGATCATGTGCAAAT GCCTAATCTATCACCTTCCAAGATTGGAATCCAGAACCAGTCTCCTTTTCATGATGCACGTGCTACATTCTCTCCTCTTCTGAATAGCAATTTAGTTCCTGGTAATGGGAGGCCCCGTCCTGCCTCAGGGACTAGTACATCTTCTTCATCAGTGCTTGGTGGTGCGGCTCAACAAGAGATGAACGATCATATGCGAGAACAAAG ATTCTCAGCTCCACTTCAAAGTCGAACAATGGATCATAGCATTTCAAAAAGGTCTAGGTCACCTACTTTATCCTATCAGGATGTTGATGGTGCTGAAGCTCGTCATGGCACTGGTGCAAATGCTAGAAG ACTGATAAACTATCCGGATACGTTGGTTGATGATGTAAGTATTGAAACTTCAAAAAGGATGAGGGCTCCTTCATCTGAATTCACGAACATGCCCAAGTCTCCACCTTCAGATATTAGAGACAACATTAGGCCGGCACCTGCAGGTTTTGGCAGCAGTAATGTTGCAGCCCAGAATCTTCGTTCACAGGCTGATATCCAGAG GTCTGAAGCTTCCCCTCTCAAGGTTGGAAGTCAAATAAAATCTCGCATTGGTGATGTGCGTTCACCACCGTATCAGCAGTTCCGTCCTTCAGATACTTATTCAAAAGAATATAGTACACCTACATTTTCTCCACCAAAGCCTTCGATTCTCAATTCTAGGAGCGTGACCCCTCCTTTGGATGACGGTGACGACTTTATCCCTTCAACTGAACTTGAGAG AGAAAAACAGGCAAAAGCCAAGCGTTTGGCTCGTTTCAATGTTGAACTAAGCAGGCCAGTGGAAAATATCAATGATCTCGCAAAAGCGGACAAACAGAAACAAGCCTCTTCAATGGGAAAAGTTCCAGTCAGATCAAATGATAGTACTATGGCTGACATGGACCCCCCAGAGTTAGCCGCAATTCTTGGGCTTTGTTCCTATATGTGCCCAG AGCCTGAAAGGGCGGAGCGCGAGAGAAAGGGAGATCTTGATAGGTACGAGAGGTTAGGTGGAGACAGAAACCAAACCACCGAGCTTCTTGCTGTTAAAAAG TATACTAGGACTGCTGAGAGAGATGCAGAGTTGATCAGGCCTCTGCCAGTTCTGCAGAAGACCATGTCATACCTTCTTAGTTTGATGGATCACACATATGATGATAGTTTCTTGGGCTTATACAACTTCTTGTGGGATAGGATGCGAGCGATAAGAATGGATCTTAGAATGCAACATTTCTTCAATCAAGAGGCTATTTCTATGCTCGAGCAAATG ATAAGGCTCCACATTGTAGCAATGCACGAGTTATGTGAGTACAGCAAAGGAGAAGGTTTTTCAGAGGGTTTTGATGCACACCTCAACATTGAGCAGATGAACAAAACATCAGTTGAGCTATTTCAAATGTATGAAGACCATAGGAGAAATGGTGTGCTCTTCTCAACAGAACAGGAGTTCCGGGGTTATTATGCACTGCTCAAGTTAGACAAGCATCCTGGTTACAAG GTTGAACCTTCTGAGTTATCTCTGGACCTTGCTAAGATGTCTCGTGAAATTAGAGGCAGCCCAGACGTCTTGTTTGCAAGAGAAGTTGCAAG AGCATGCAGAATGGGAAACTACATTGCTTTCTTCCGGCTTGCAAGGAAAGCAACATATTTGCAGGCTTGCTTGATGCATGCTCACTTCGCGAAG GTAAGAAGGCAAGCTCTGGCTTCCTTGCACAGTGGTCTGCAGATTGGCCAAGGCATCCCTATTTCACATGTCGTGGAATGGCTTGCAATGGAG GACGAGGACATTGAAAGTCTCTTAGAATACCATGGTTTTGGATCGAAGCAGTATGAAGGACCGTACCTAGTGAAAGAAGGGCCTTTTCTTAACAGTGAGAGCGATTTTCCATCTGGTTGTTCTGAACTTGTGCACTCGAAGAAATCTCAGAGAATAGTCGATGATGTATCTTCTGGTCCAGTTTGTGCTCCCACTGGTCAAAAAGCGACTGTTGCACCATATTCTGTCGGGTTTCCTTCCCCAGCTAGCAAAAGAGAGCAGGTTCCGCCACGGTCTGCCCTTGTGATTCCTGTTAGTGCGAAAAAAGAGTTTGGCCCATCGTTTTCTGGACCTGTTTCTCCCACTTCTAGCGGACAGATTACTTCGCCGTATTCTGGTCTGTTTTCTCCAAAAGCTGGCAATAAACAGTTCAATTCAACATATTCAAGTCCTATTTCCCCAACTGGTAGCAGAAAGGGAAGTGTTCCAGTTATTCTTAGCACTTCTCCGCGTGCTACCAAGCACGCACTCTCGCACACAGGATGGATGGATGACCAGAGAGTAGCTTCACTGAAAGCAAAAGGCAAGATCACGATGACTGATGATTTCATAATATCTGAAGACCAGAATGGTGATTTTGTGGACTTCTCGAGAGAACAAATGGAGATACCGCAGTCAGAAGCCTACACTCAACATATTGATGCTTTGGTGGCAACCATAGTCTCACATCCTCTAGCAGATGGTGTATCCTCAGATTACGCCCATATGCATGAAGAGGAAGATGAGCTCAGGGCACATGGCTCTGGCAGTGATACAGATTTGGATGATGAAAGTCCATCATGTCATCAAGTCAATCTAATAGAACGTGTGTGGCCTACAGGTTCCCTATTGCCTGGTCATGAGGATGGAGATTACCAAAATAATAATGAAACAACATATGACTCGTtaccaattgttgtgtctccaaagaAAACAATTTCAGATGAAAGGCTAAAGATGATACTGAG GAAATGGAGGCAGCGTGCTGCGGATCAGAGATCTCTGAGAGAGCAGAAAAATGCCCTTGCTATTGCAGCATTGAATTCTCTGTCACTTGGACCACCAGTTCACCAAACCGCAGTG GTGCCAAAGCATGCAGTCCACGAGCTAGACATTGGCCATGCCTTTAAAGAAAGATACACACGGCAACAAAGATCTTGGTCACGACTAAATGTCTCAGAGTTGGCtggtcctattttaactgaaaggaAACCTGATGCTAGGTGCATCTGCTGGAAGATGCTAGTACTTGTCCCACCAAGTGCCATGAAATCTCAGAGCAACAATGTTGCCTCAAGATGGTTACTCAAAAAGCTCATGGGTTCTGGAAATGAAGATAATGGATTGCTTCTTACTTCAGCAGACCTCTCAATTTGGAGAACGTGGCTCAGTTCTCCGAGTGTATGCTGCCTATCCGTTGTCAGGGCCAGTGACCAACAGGTTATTGGTAACGAAATTGCTGACAGCACGAACTGTATAGTATTTGTGGTATCTGAAAGCATTCCGTGGGAAATGCAGAAGGCACGATTTAGCAGTCTGTTAGCCTCCATACCTCCTCAATCTTGTCTCCCTCTTCTGATTTTAAGTGGTGACACATATAATGAAGGGTATGATTATGCGTCACAAAATGTCATTGATAAGCTTGGCGTCAGCGGTCTGAGTGAAGGAAAGATTGCTTCATCCTTGGTTGTTTTTCTAGCTGGAAGCTGCACTGAAGGTTATATCAATGGCTTCTTTGACGATGACAAGCTGCGAGAAGGTTTAAAGTGGATGGCGAACAGTTTTCCTCTAGAGCCTGATGTCATCCTCGTGAAGACACATGAGTTACTTCTGAATTACTTGAACCCATCACTTGAGCTACTTAACAAGCGTGTTGCGCCTGAAGTTGGTCCTGAGCATTGCATCTCAGTATTCAACAACGCTGTCAGCCAGCTTGGAGAAGAGATTTTGGCAGCAGCATACAGAAGTCCTAATCAGTGGCCAGTTCTTGAGATTGATCTTCTGGAGAGATCGAGCAGCGAGAGGATGTTCACAGAAATGTTCTTACCTAGCATTGGATGGTCATCGCCGTCAAGAATCCAGCCGCTGGTGGAAACCGTAAAGAGTTTGCAGCTTCCAGAGTTCAGTGACGACTTGTCTTGGCTAAAACAAGGATCTTACATGGGCAGGCAGATTCAAGATCAGAAGCTATATCTCGAGGAGTGCTTGACGAGATATCTGACCCAATCGGCTCGGTTGTTAAATGGAGCCCAGGCGGTTGCTGAGGCAAAGATTATGGTGCAGAAAGGTGTTGATCTTGAGCTCCGTGACTCGAATCACTATCTTGTgccgaactgggttactatctttcGGCGGATCTGCAACTGGAGGTTAGCGAGGCTTTCTACCGGAGATTTCTCAGAAGCTTATGTCCTGAGTCAGCGTCTTTACCAGCCCCCTGCAGCTGATTCCAATGGTGCAACACAGCACGGACTCACTGCCAACAGCGATACTATAGGCGAAGCGCCCATTTTGGAGGACCATGACATGATGCCCGCTGTGCCATCTGGGCTCTCGCTAGACGAGATCATTGGGGTGAGTTGTGACCTTGATTCTGACAGTCCTCCACCGCCGAGACCTCTGTCACCACCGCTGCCGACCCCAGCATGCGACGAACCTCAGGCACTGGCACACATCAATGGTGAGGTAAACCCAGTGCATGGAGCTACCCATGACAACACCTACGACGCACCACCGAGAAGAGTGGAGCTAAGAGACTTGGTTCCACTCAAATGGGACGATGAGCTTGCCAAGCTAGAGCAGCAGTGCGCCAAGCTGCAGTCCAAGATCGATGAGAAGCTCTTTATATACTTCTGA